CACCTCGACGACCACGGCGAAGAAGTCGTTCAGCAGCCGGACGACCTCGGCGGGCGGCCGGTCGGCCGCGAGCCGGGTGGAGCCGATGATGTCCACGAAGATCACCGCGACCTCGCGCAGCTCGCCGCCGAGGTCGATGCCGCGCTCCAGCGCGACGCGCGCGACGTCCGCGCCGACCTGGCGGCCGAACAGGTCGCGCAGCCGCTCGTGCTCGCGCAGCCCGGCGGCCATGTGGTTGAACCCGGCCTGCAGCAGCCCGACCTCGCTGGCGTCGTAGACGGGGACCTCGACGTCGAGGTCGCCGCGCTCGATCCGGGCGAGGCCGAGCCGCACCGACTCGACGGGGTCGGCGATGGCGCGCGCGGCGCCGTAGGTGACGCCGAGCCCGACGACCAGCGCGATGCCGCCGAGCGCGAGGACCGCGACGGCGAACTCCCGCACGGTGATCCGGGCGATGACGAAGGAGCCGATCGCGAGGGTCATCAGCCCGAGGATCGGGACGGCGGTCCCGAGGCCCCAGGCCAGCACGGACCGGGCGACGACGCCGGGCAGCCCGGTCCGGCGCGGCATCTCGCTGCGCAGCGCGGTCGTCACCGCGCGCCGCAGCAGCCGCTCGGTCAGCAGGTAGACGACCGTGCAGGTGGTGAGGCCGCCGAGCAGGCTCGTCAGGCCCAGCTTGACGGCGAGCAGGCCCGAGAAGGGGGCGTTGATGACGACCCAGCCGACCGTCCCGATCCCCCACAGCGTCAGGTGCAGGGCCATCAGGCGCAGCGGCCCGTACAGCAGCAGGGAGCGTTCGTGCCGGTCGGGCTCGTCGTGCCGCTCGACCATGCGGCGGACGCGGCGGAAGAACCGTTCGCCGAGGACGAGGCCGACCGGCACCGCGGCGGTGACGTAGAGGGTGAAGACGATCAGGTTGATGAGCCGGAGCCGCTCGGACACCGCGCCGACGGGGTCGGGGACGACGACGGCGAACGCGAGCACGACCAGCGCGCCGCCGAGGTTGGCCAGCCCGGTGGCGATCCGCACCAGCACCCGGGCCCGGTGGGCGATCTGAGCCCGGGTGTCGTCCGGGCCACCGTCGATCAGCCGCCACAGGGGGCCGAGAACGCTGCCCGGCCGAAGCCGGGCACGGGGGGCGGTCTCGGCCCTTTCGGTCTTCATGAGCGAGGAGGTTATCTGGTCGGATCCCCCCGGACCCCACCGCAGGTGAGCGACGTCGCCGAGGGATCGCTCAGTCAGGTGCGGATCGGCTCCAGCAGCCGGTGCGGTCTGCGCAGCACCATGCTGACCGGGTCGGTGCGGCGGCGGACGCCGGGCCCGGCGTGGATCTCCAGCTCGTCCGGGGCGACGTGCCGCCCGCAGGACGCGCACCGCCCGTCCGGGCCGATCTCGGTGCCGCAGGCGAGGTGGACGAAGACGCGGCACGGCTCGGCGGACAGGTGGTCCTCCGCCCAGCGGGCGAGGGTGTGGACGACCGGCCACAGCTCCTTGCCCATCTCCGTCAGCACGTAGTCGTGGCCGTCCTTGACGAGGACGCCGGCGTCGACCAGGGACTGGAGCCGCGCCGACAGCACCGCGCGGGGGATGTCCAGGTGGACGAGGAAGTCGCTGAAGCGGCGGACGCCGTAGAAGGCGTCCCGGACGATCAGCAGCGTCCAGCGCTCCCCCACGACCTCCAGCGCGCGGGCCAGCGAGCAGTCCTGCGCCGCGTAGTCCTTGCCGAGTGCCATGCCACCACAGTACCCACCCGGGGGTTCATTGACTGAACCCGATCGTGCTACGGTCGGGCCGTCAGTTCGTTCAATGAACTTGGAGACCGTATGACGACCCTGGCGACCCCCCGCGCCGCGCAGAGCGCGCCGGGCACCGCCGCCGCGCTGACACTGCCGGCCGCCGCCACCCTCCTGGCCCTGATGAACTACTGCGCGCCCGCGGCGACGCTGGCCGACACCGCGCGCGGGCTGCGCGCCGGGGCGACCGCGCAGATCTGGCTGATGAGCTCGATCAGCCTCGGCCTCGCGGCGGCGCTGCTGGCCGCGGGCAGCCTCGCCGACGACCACGGCCGCAGGCGCGTCTTCGTGATCGGCGCGGGGGCGCTCGCCGTCTCCAGCGTCGCCTGCGCGCTCGCGCCCAACGCCGCGGTGTTCATCGCCGGCCGCGTCGCGCAGGGCGCGGCCAGCGCCGCCCTGCTGGTGACCGGGCTCGGCATCGTCGGCGCCTCGTTCGCGCCGGGCCCGCGGCGGGCGCGGGCCACCGGCATGTGGGGCGCGATGGTCGGCCTCGGCATCGCGCTCGGCCCCATCGCGGCGGCCGGGCTGACCGCGGCCGGCGGCTGGCGGCTCTGGTACTGGGCCACGGTCGCCGCGTCCGCGGTGCTCGCCGCGGCGGCGTCCCGCGCGCTCACCGAGTCGCGGGCCGAGCGTCCGCGCGGCGTGGACGTGCCGGGACTGGCCACCATGAGCCTCGGCGTGGCGGCGCTGGTGGCCGCGATCACCTGGGGCCGCACCGGCTGGACGTCCCCGGGCGTCCTCGCGCTCTTCGCCGCCGCGGCGGTCCTGCTGGCGGCGTTCGTCCTCGTGGAGTCGCGGCGGCGGGAGCCGATGGTCGACCTGGCGCTGTTCCGGCGGCCGGCGTTCCTGCTGTCGGTGACCGGGGCGCTCGTCACCGGGCTCGCCGTGATCGGCGTCATGACCTACCTGGCGACGATGATGAGCCTGGTGATGGGCCTGTCCGCGATCGCGGCGGCGCTGGTCCTGGCGATCTGGTCCGGGCTGTCGTTCCTCGTCGCCCTGCAGGCCCACCGCCTCCCGGCGCGGGTGCCCGTCCGGCGCCTGCTCGCCGCCGGGTTCGCGCTCGCCGGCGTCAGCGAGCTCGCGCTGGCGGCCCTGGCCCCGGACGCGCACTGGTGGCGGCTCGTCCCCGGGCTCGCCGCCGCCGGCGTCGCGAGCGGACTGACCAACGCGATGCTCGCCCGGCTCGCCGTGGAGAGCGTCCCGGCCGACCGCGCGAGCATGGGGGCCGGCGCCAACAACACCGCCCGCTACATCGGGGCGTCGCTGGGCGTGGCGATCGTCGGGGCCGTCGCGACGGGTTTCGGCCACGACGCGGCCTCGCTCGCGCACGGCACGAACGTCGCGATGGTCGTCTCGGCCGTCGCCGCGCTCGCCTACGCCGTCCTCGCCCTGGTGATCCGGGACCGGGCGGCCTGACCCCGCTAGGCGAGCTCCTCGATGAAGGCGGCCAGCTGCGTCAGGTTCCGGCACTCGTACATGGGGACCAGCTCCCCGTAGCGGGACGCGGCGGAGTCGCCGGTGTCCCACTGGGCGCGCGGCTCCGGGTTGAGCCAGTACGCGTGCCGGGCCCGGTCCGCCATCGACCGCACGATCGGCAGGGACAGCTCCCCGTAGTTGGACCGCGCGTCGCCGAGGATCAGCAGGGACGTCCTCGGGGTGACGGCGTCGCGGTACCTGTCGTCGAACACCTTGAAGGCGTGGCCGTAGTTGGACCGGCCCGTGATCCACACGAGGTCGGCCTCGGCGGCGAGGCGGGTCATCGCGCTCGTGACGTCCGCGCCCGGCGCGAAGTACTTGGTGATCTCGTCGGTGGCGTCGATGAAGGCGAACGCGCGGACCTTGCTGAACTGCTCCCGCAGCGCGAACGTCAGCAGCAGCGTGAAGTGCGCGAACGCCGACACCGAGTCGCTGGCGTCGCACAGCACCACCAGCTCGGGCCGGTGCGGGCGCCGCGGCCGGTGGTGGGTGGTGAGCGGCACTCCCCCGCTGGCCAGGGACGCGCGCACCGTCCGCCGGAAGTCGAGCCGGCCCCGCCGCCCGTGCCGCTGCCTCTGCACCAGCCGGGACGCCAGCCTGCGCGCCAGCGGATACACCTCGCGGCGCAGCGCCTCCATCTCGGCGCGGGTCGCGCCGGCGAAGTCGAGCCGCTCCAGCGGGGGGCGCACGGCGATGCGGGCGGTCCGCTCGACCCCGGTGTCCTCGGCGATGCGGCGCCGCACCTCGCCCGCGACGAGGCCGGAGAACCGGGCGATGCGGTCGCGGAACGTCCGGCGCGCGACGCGCTCGGCCATGCCGCCGCGCTCCCGCCCGGTCAGCACCGACTCCAGCAGCCGCGCCATCAGGGTCTCCGGCGACAGCGCGCTCAGCACGCCGGAGGAGAACCACGACTCCTGCCCGGGCGTCCGGCCGTACTCGGCGACGGCCAGCCGGGCGAACCGGCGGAGCCCTGCGTCGTCCCCGGACAAGAGCAGGTCGGCGAGCTCCTCCCGGCGCCGCTGCACCCGCGGGTCGAGCGCCGCGGGGACGGGCCTGCCCTCGTCGTCGACCGTCCTCGCCGGGCGCCCGGGGTCGCGCGCCGCTCCGGCGCCGTCCCCGACGGCCGCCGGAAACCACAGGTCGAAGAGCGTGTCGAACGTCGCGCGGTGCTGGGGCCGCTTGACGACCGTCGCGGCGTAGGCGGCGCGCAGCGACTCGCGGTCGAGCAGGTCGACGGCCCGCACGGCGCGCACCGCGTCCAGCCCCTCGGCGACCGACACCGGCAGACCGGCCCGCCGCAGCTCCGCGACGAACCCGGTGTGCCGGTCGACGAGTGAGACCATGTCAGCCGCTCAGCCCGAGTTCCTTGGCGGCGCGCTCCTGGTCGGAGACGTGCTTGAGGACGACGCCGAGCGTGCGGCCCACGGCGGCCTCGTCCAGGTCGTCCAGGCCGAGGGCCAGCAGGGTGCGCGCCCAGTCGACGGTCTCCGCGATCGACGGCGCCTTCTTGATCTCCAGGTCGCGCAGCGTGCCGACGGTGCGGACCAGCCGCTCGGCCAGCTCCGCCTCGATGCCCGGCACCTGCGCGAGGACGATGTCGCGCTCCCGGTCGGGTGCCGGATAGCCCAGGTGCAGGTAGAGGCAGCGGCGCTTCAGCGCCTCCGACAGCTCCCGCGCCGCGTTCGAGGTGATCACCACGAAGGGGCGGCGGACCGCCGCCACCGTCCCGAGCTCGGGGATCGTCACCTGGAAGTCCGACAGGACCTCCAGCAGCATGCCCTCGACCTCGACGTCGGCCTTGTCCGCCTCGTCGATGAGCAGGACGGTCGGGTCGCTGCGGCGGATCGCCGCCAGCAGCGGCCGCTCCAGCAGGAACTCCTCGGAGAA
The sequence above is a segment of the Actinomadura coerulea genome. Coding sequences within it:
- a CDS encoding AAA family ATPase; translation: MTDAMFASPADAGRRLAGVRYLADDEIATTVFLAQALGKPLLVEGPAGVGKTELAKAVAAATGAELIRLQCYEGLDEARALYEFNYKKQLLAIQAAPADRAWQETHDDIFSEEFLLERPLLAAIRRSDPTVLLIDEADKADVEVEGMLLEVLSDFQVTIPELGTVAAVRRPFVVITSNAARELSEALKRRCLYLHLGYPAPDRERDIVLAQVPGIEAELAERLVRTVGTLRDLEIKKAPSIAETVDWARTLLALGLDDLDEAAVGRTLGVVLKHVSDQERAAKELGLSG
- a CDS encoding MFS transporter, giving the protein MTTLATPRAAQSAPGTAAALTLPAAATLLALMNYCAPAATLADTARGLRAGATAQIWLMSSISLGLAAALLAAGSLADDHGRRRVFVIGAGALAVSSVACALAPNAAVFIAGRVAQGAASAALLVTGLGIVGASFAPGPRRARATGMWGAMVGLGIALGPIAAAGLTAAGGWRLWYWATVAASAVLAAAASRALTESRAERPRGVDVPGLATMSLGVAALVAAITWGRTGWTSPGVLALFAAAAVLLAAFVLVESRRREPMVDLALFRRPAFLLSVTGALVTGLAVIGVMTYLATMMSLVMGLSAIAAALVLAIWSGLSFLVALQAHRLPARVPVRRLLAAGFALAGVSELALAALAPDAHWWRLVPGLAAAGVASGLTNAMLARLAVESVPADRASMGAGANNTARYIGASLGVAIVGAVATGFGHDAASLAHGTNVAMVVSAVAALAYAVLALVIRDRAA
- a CDS encoding winged helix-turn-helix transcriptional regulator; translated protein: MALGKDYAAQDCSLARALEVVGERWTLLIVRDAFYGVRRFSDFLVHLDIPRAVLSARLQSLVDAGVLVKDGHDYVLTEMGKELWPVVHTLARWAEDHLSAEPCRVFVHLACGTEIGPDGRCASCGRHVAPDELEIHAGPGVRRRTDPVSMVLRRPHRLLEPIRT
- a CDS encoding adenylate/guanylate cyclase domain-containing protein, encoding MKTERAETAPRARLRPGSVLGPLWRLIDGGPDDTRAQIAHRARVLVRIATGLANLGGALVVLAFAVVVPDPVGAVSERLRLINLIVFTLYVTAAVPVGLVLGERFFRRVRRMVERHDEPDRHERSLLLYGPLRLMALHLTLWGIGTVGWVVINAPFSGLLAVKLGLTSLLGGLTTCTVVYLLTERLLRRAVTTALRSEMPRRTGLPGVVARSVLAWGLGTAVPILGLMTLAIGSFVIARITVREFAVAVLALGGIALVVGLGVTYGAARAIADPVESVRLGLARIERGDLDVEVPVYDASEVGLLQAGFNHMAAGLREHERLRDLFGRQVGADVARVALERGIDLGGELREVAVIFVDIIGSTRLAADRPPAEVVRLLNDFFAVVVEVVGAHGGWINKFEGDAALAIFGAPLALDGAPARALAASRELARRLREDVPALSAAVGVSAGEAVAGHIGAEERFEYTVIGDPVNEAARLTDMAKTTPGRVLAAGSLLAGVGPEEAAQWSLGDEVTLRGRTQPTRLASPCPAERVPS
- a CDS encoding VWA domain-containing protein, coding for MVSLVDRHTGFVAELRRAGLPVSVAEGLDAVRAVRAVDLLDRESLRAAYAATVVKRPQHRATFDTLFDLWFPAAVGDGAGAARDPGRPARTVDDEGRPVPAALDPRVQRRREELADLLLSGDDAGLRRFARLAVAEYGRTPGQESWFSSGVLSALSPETLMARLLESVLTGRERGGMAERVARRTFRDRIARFSGLVAGEVRRRIAEDTGVERTARIAVRPPLERLDFAGATRAEMEALRREVYPLARRLASRLVQRQRHGRRGRLDFRRTVRASLASGGVPLTTHHRPRRPHRPELVVLCDASDSVSAFAHFTLLLTFALREQFSKVRAFAFIDATDEITKYFAPGADVTSAMTRLAAEADLVWITGRSNYGHAFKVFDDRYRDAVTPRTSLLILGDARSNYGELSLPIVRSMADRARHAYWLNPEPRAQWDTGDSAASRYGELVPMYECRNLTQLAAFIEELA